The Toxorhynchites rutilus septentrionalis strain SRP chromosome 1, ASM2978413v1, whole genome shotgun sequence genome contains the following window.
CGACACTGCCAGCCAGGATGAGATTGATGAAGCGCCTGGTGGAGCTCGATGATCCAAGAGAACGAATTTAGGTGCTGTTCCAAAGCGATTCGATTATTACGTCGTGAGTATAGCGGCATGTGATTTCGAAGAACCAGTGAACTACCGAAAAGTTATTGTTTAGAGTGACGCATCATCGCAATGGTACATGGGACCTAGTGCCTTTGTCGAAAGGACACAATATAGTCGGATCCAAATGGGTCTTCGCTGTACCAGGACAGGAGGACCATGTATGTCAGTTTAAATATCTATGGGCTGCGGAAACCGACGCGATGTTGTTACAAGAAATTAAACGGTATACTGACTGAGTTAGGATTCAAGACATCGTCGTCGGATCAGTGTCTCTAGTCTGCTTCATAGACTAGTAAAGCTACAGTGTTCTTGTTAGTTCATGTCGACGATATGCTGCTTGCGTCGGAGGACGAATTAGAGATGGAACAGATTCACAAAAGCTTGACcaattaatttgaaattttcaaacttGGTAAAATCCGGCACTTTCTTGTACTGGAGGTGCGTGCTGAGGATGAAGTGTACCTGAAGCAATATTTTGGATGAAGCTAAGATAGCAAAGTCTCCCATGAATGCGGGATACTTGAATATACAGGAAACTAGCAAGTTACTGGAAGATCCAACGATGTATAGGAGTTTGGTTGGCGGATTGCTGTATTTGTCGGTCGTTGCTCGGTCGAATATAGTAGCTTCAACGACGATTCTTTGAAGGAACTTATCTGCACCGAATGAGTCGGATTGGAACGCCGCTAAGCGTGTATTGCGCTATTTGAAAGCAACAAGCGAATGTTACCTACAGTTGGGAGGACATTGCAATCAACCACTAGTCGGATATTCTGATTCCGATTGGGCTGGAGATCCCCAGAGCCGGCGATCAATTTTGGGCCCTATATTTTTCTTCGGTGGAGAAACCATATCCTGGTCTAGTAGTCGACAGCCATGTGTAACACTATCGACAATGGAGACACTTTCCGAAGCTTGCCAAGAGACAATCTGGTTGCGGGAACTTCTGTGTGATTTTGGGGAGGTTCAGAACAGaccagtgctcccgtggccgagtggttagcgtcataactaacatgccgggtgttcgggttcgattcccgttctggtcgggggaatttttcgtcaaagaaatttcctccgacttgcactgtgatcacgcgtattctagaggttgccactcagaatgcattcaaggcgtgttatttggcatagaaatctcaactaagtactaataaaaaatgacgcaagtaatactacgttgagacggcgaagttcctctaggaacgttagtgccattgaagaagaagaagaagaagaacagacCAACGATTATGAGAGAAGACAACAAAGGGTGTATAGCATACGTGAAGACCGAAAGGCCGAGTCGTCGGTGAAAACATATCGACACCAAGGAGAGATTCGTTCAGAACTGTGTGGGGAGAATCAGATTGAGTATTGTCCAATAGAAATTATGGTGGCAGAAATCATGACCAAGGCTTTGGCTCCTCAGTAACACAAGCAGTTCTTCTAGATGTTGGGGTTTGTACGGGTTGTGTGAAGCGGATATCCTTTGAGAAGGAGTGTGGAAACATGCATCGCCTACTATTACACACATCTGAGACAACTGTGCGCACCTTCGTGCATAGTATACCTTGCACCTACACCGAACGAGAGAGGCAAAGCAGTGTCTATTTTTCATTCCAAACCAAGCGCTTCCCGCGATAAGTTGTATTACTATCTTTCCTAGAATAAACGAGTGTAAACGTAGTTCTCGCGTGTTAATTTATTTTTGCTGGTTCCACTCCGAATCCCTTACGCTGTTTCCCTGACTTTGCCGTCAAATTCTAACAAATTTGCGGTTTGAGATGTACTTGGAAGATGCAACAACTTTACACGGAAATGTCGTTTGATCGtttgatcgttgatcgtttCGTAATTTAtccattcacatattttggaattcgacgaaaaatgaataaaatgaacaaGGAGTCATGTCACACGTCGGACTTGCACcgaagaacgtaatctatcacAAGGTGAATTTACCTGAATTAGGATTTGTTTTGAATtctgaaattgtttcattcaatcactggtttaatcaatacactcgaatgattactaagccaacggtagtcctacgttaatcttgcggttatatcttaggtataacccacccatagttttttttttgttaatatcctACCTCAACTTTCATCACCGGATAGCCATAGTTTGCCCGGTCCGGAACCACCGCAATGATGGGTCCGTCGTTTCCTTTGAAAATCGGCGCATTGTCGTTAACGTCTATCACCTTCACGTGGATTTCCACCTCGTTATCGTTCAGCTTTTGGGATTTCTTCTTGACGGGATTCTCCAACGCATACAACACGCTCGGAATGTTCCGACTTTCGCGACTTTTCAGCTTCTCCACCCGGATCTTGATCTCGTATGACGCCCGCTCTTCCCGATCCAATGGACGGAGCAGCCAGAGCGATCCGTTCTTTTCGTCGATCTTGAACCGTTCGTCGAAATCTCGGTCGACAATTTCCCACCGGAATGCGTCTTCTTTGGCGTACTTCTTGCTGAGCGTCACGTTGAGCACTATTTTCGGTGCGGAGTCGTTCTCCCGTAGTTCGATTTCGTAGTACCGGTACGGGAAGAGAGGAATCTTTTCCTCGGAGCCATTCACCCGCTCGGGGTCTCCCTGCAGGTTGATGATCAGCAGCGCGGTACTCCACCGTGACGGGGTACCGAAATCGGAAGCTACCACCGTTACGTTCAGATGTTGGTAGTTCTTCTTGGTGGCCGGTGGCGTGTACTTTGAAGCTGTGGTGATCACGCCATCCTTTGGATCGATGCCGAACTGCATCTGCTCGGTTTGTCCGGTCAGAGAGTAGATGATCAAACCGTTGCCGTTCTCCTTAAAATCACTGTCTGCGGCCTGCACTTGTTTCACGAACGTTCCCGGCTTCGAGTTGACGTTGATGTGCGCGAGATATACGGGGGTTCGAGTAATTTTGTTATCGTCGTACCGCAGCTCATCATATGCTGTAAACTCCGGACTGTTGTCGTTTTTGTCGAGCACGATCACTTCAATGTCGACCATTGCTGAGCGCTTCAGGTCGAGGTTGTTGTCCGAGGCAAGAATCTTGAATTGGTACGAGGAAATCATTTCGCGATCGATCTCACCGGAAGCGTAAAGCGTTCCATCCGTTGGGGACACGAAAAATGGGACTTTCCGGTCGTCTCCCGCCAGCAGAAGATAGGAAACGTTCCCATTCATTCCCAAATCGTCATCCGTTGCCGTCACTTGCCCTATTTCCTTTCCACTACTCGAATAGATTCCCTCCTCAACGTTGAATGTGTACCATTGCTTCTCAAACACGGGCGAGTTATCGTTGACATCGTAGACTTTGAACTCCAAACTGATGACATCCGCCAATCCACCCGTGTCCTTCGCAGAGATATTCATCCTGATCTCTGCTTCCGGAGGCAACTGTGCGGTAGCTTTCAGTTCACCGGAGTTGCGATCGATTTTGAAATAGTTACTACTATTCCGAGAGGGCCACTCTTCCTGATCTACAACTTCGTAGAACACTTTGGAATTCTTATCGAAATCATCGTCGTTCGCCGTCAGCTTCAGAATTACCTTCCCCACCTCCACATTCTCTGGCAAACTGAACTTCAACCCTGACTTCTTGCCGAACTCCCGCGAACTCCGAACACCCGCCCTCAGTCGACTCTTCGGAGAGAATGGCTTCCTTcttatcatcgtcatcgtcgaccggttgctgctgctgctctccatgATCAGCTGTCCGTCCAGCACTCTCGGCATCCCAACATACGCGGCCGACTGCACCAACTCAAACAAACTTTCAACGCCATAACCCAGTCGAGTGCTTTCCTGCTCTGGTGGCTGTGCGAACTCGGACGGCATTTCCGCCTCCAGCTCATCCACGTACAACAGCTCGAGATCGCTCCGGTTCTCAACCATCTCACATTTGCTCCGACGAAAAATAGCCACCTTCTCAAAAATCGGCGCATTATCGTTCACGTCCAGAATCAGTATCCGCAGTTCCACCTCCGAGGTCAGACTGTCCCGATCGGTGGCCATCATTTTCAGACTCAAGCTATCGATCTCCTCGCGGTCAAGTTTATTCGGTCCCATGAAGATGATGTTGTAGTGTGGGGTCGATCCATTGCCACCCTCCAGTGGCTTCGGCCGAAAATCCATCCGTCGGTTGATCACTTCACCAGCGGGGTTTACATTGGCGATCTGGAGGTTCTTGAAGATATGCGCAACGGTTTTGTTGTAGTTGGAAAGCGTAGCGTTGGAGAACTGAGCCGCGAAGGAATCCGACTCGCCGGAAAGGTTCAGCTCGTATTCAGCGTTGGCGCCCACGTCCGAATCGGTGATAATGATCGGGTTGTTCAGGACGATCTCCGTTCCGATGGGAGAGTTTTCCGCGATCACCCCCAGGTAGAAGGGCTGGTTGAACGCGGGTGGGTTATCGTTTTCGTCTTCGACGAGGATCACCACCTGATAAATGCCGGCGAAGGTTCGGTGCTTGAAGAAGTACTCCGCGATGATCGTGACCTTGTGTGTGTCCTGTTTCTCGCGATCGAGACCTTTCACGGTCATCAGCTTGCCATCGTTGGTGAGGTGGATCAAGTCCGCGTGGTCATAGCTGTTTACGAGCGAATACTGGACACCACTGGTGGGCGTCCGAGAGGATTTTGAGCTGCGTGCCTTACGGGATGCGTTCGTAGTGTACATTGCGTCGAATGATACCAACGGGTAGAGCTGAACGTAATCGACACTGGCTTCGCGAATGATCCTTCTGCCGTATCGGGTTCGATTTTTACCGTTGAGGTTGAAGATTTGACGATCACCACGGACCGATATCAATGATGGAGGACCCTTCTCGTCGGCTTCGCATTGCTCTTGGAAACCCTGAAATTGAAGTTGTCCGATAATGGAATTTGGTTGGTTTTCTTTGATTCTGAATTCGATGGGCGTTGAATTGGTGCCTCGAAGCAGCATAAAGTTGTTCTTGATGACATGTATCGTTACGTTCGTTACGATGATTTTCTCTAGGTTGTTATAGGCCTCTGGTGTCAATTGATCAACAGCTTTCCCCTGGGCATTTGGTAGATAGGACACAACCGTTTCAAATTCGTAACAGCGTCGATCGAATTTATCGAGCGCTTCGATGACGGTCACGATTCCCGATCTTTCCTCGATTGCAAACGGTACCCCTTCCGGGTATGAGTGAAgtaaatcgaaaaatatttcctCCTCTGCGTTGGAATCGAATGTTGTTCGAATCTGGCCAACGGAGGAACCGACTGCGGCATCAGCCCCAACCCAAAATTCATAGGGAGCCCcaataaattcaatttgctCGATCGATTGGCAAACGATGTCGATTGTTACGAGCGCCACGTTGAACCTTGATTCGGAAGGGTTCAACGGTTGATCGCGAGCTTCCACGAAAAACGCGATCTTGCCATATGTCAGTGCTTCCGCTACCAGGAGGTCGCCCGTGTCCGGATCCAACTTGAACGGTATCGCCAAATTTGGTCGAACATTCTTTATACTATACTGAACTTGACCATTGCCCATATCGTCCGGATCATTCGCTTTCACGGCACCGATCTTGCTCCCAATCGCCGCACTACAGTTCGCCTTGAACTCATACAGCGTCCCCTTCTCGAACTCCGGCGTATTGTCATTGGTATCAAGCAATGTGATCTCCACCTGAACCGTCCCATAGTTCCGGTTTCGATCGGCTTGCTCGATTCGCTCCATCGCATTCACAGCCATGTGCAGCGAGCTGCGAGTTTCCTTGTCCAGATAGGTTTCATCCTTGACCACAATCCAGCCCGACACGTGATCGATTACGAACGCCCCCTTGGGCTCTTCCGACGCCAGGTAATAGTAAAACTCGGCATTTTCACCTTGATCCCGATCGATGGCGTTCACCTGCAGAATACTGAAACCCTTCGGTAGATTTTCTATGATCGAAATGTTGTACAGATCCACCTCGAACTCTGGCAGATTGTCGTTCACGTCGACGATCTCGATCTCGACTCTGTCGATAAAGAATAAAATGCATCAAATGACTAATTGCAAAGTAGTGCAAttacaaatgaaatcgaactaaaaatgccgattttaacaacttgtatttttgattcgaacgaaagtttggattccgtttgagttggaggaaatatgagttttctttGCACAGCATTTGAGAATTTTATGACTGAAGTGTAATTtgtgaaaagggcgtatcgatttgagtatatgaaatctttgataattcgtatctcaaaaactatgggcTCTACCGAAAtactgtcttagaaagagttataaagtattgatgtccaaacgcgaaaaaatatacactgaggaaaaaattagtactggtttttttatttacaaaaaaaaatactttaatgtgcaatacctaaaatacatatttttagtttttttttaaatttttttcatataaaatagaagtcatgtaaaagAATTTAAAAAGTGGGTACAAGTTAggaaaactatttttgaagaaCTTTGTAAAGCatcgaattttcatgaatttccgaaaattcgaatttttgtatgtacaatcattttcagccacaaattatgaatccggATGTAATTAAATATAAAAAGCCCTCTACCAcactccttctaaatgtagccattctcgagatatttgaacaaaaacaaatttctaatttattgtctttttcaatttttttaaatttatatatgtattttttcatttgttttgtccgtgttatgtttaggagttttaacccacatgtcttccaaagtttttcaacgtaaattctaaacatatattttttccataatgatgtgtttgaaaaggtgttgaaaattataaacaaattcataaaatttcttgaacatggcggtataacacgacaaacatattaaaagagcctatctaTATAGGGGAGGGTGGCCCTGACCCGACATCCTAAATTGCAACGgccattcatcacataaaattcttgttttttggCAACTTCGGTATTGAAATTTATGGTATAACTCTTTAACTATGTTTTCTACCGATCGGCGTGGTTCATGAGTGTTAAAAAAGAGGGAAGCAGAGACCAAATCGGAAGTTCTTTTTTTTGGACCCTCCAAAAAatggtggtcctaaaccgatcCACCCATGGTTCTGTACCGATTctcggaaacggaaacggaaacggaaacgaaaaCACAAAACAGACAAACGCCCATTGcgtaacgcttaacgcttaacgttCAACGCTTAACGTTCAACGCTTAACGCTAAACGCttaaaggtgggaccagaatgccgcgctatgcgtcgcgttgtgacaattgtgctttgacacttcatttaaaaaaagggtgtgtccatttagtcgaacacaataatgcgttgcgtcattaacATCGTTGTACCAAACGctaacattttttctaaactgcttgcgtcgaattcgcgatgaaagtggcatggtgtcgacgtctggtggcaacttcaaattagggccataatttgggtcccaaactcgttagtgttatctctatcagattagaagacacgaagccgggttttaaattctaaaattggaatgaaaattttcatcatgttatttgattactagaaacacgtgtttctgactttcattcaaccatatggctaaacaatttcaacattgttgctgaattttttcatcataatatagagttgtcttcataaacaattttcgtatgagactttttcaccacctgcaaacaaaaatgtttttcatttaagggggtattctagtctagaaatctgaaaaaatcgaaattttttttttaccatatttctgtagtttaggcattcaagaatatactctagaaaggacttatcgaaaatcctattatttacctagttagagccatcttagtgatgtggtatctaacctgttacggccatcacaatgaacttcaaacgcgtttctctcggaactagtttttttctaactggcgtacacgatatctcaagttctactgaaccgatttatgtcaaatttatatgaaaataatctgcatacatctctctatcgcatgaaccaataaaaaattataactttttaattttactatttttaaaaaatcggtaaacgcaaaaaaaaaacgttttaaacagcatttttgttttcaaacggccgccattttgttaaaacccatgtttttgacttgtccgaggttcatgccatagcgacatctttactgattcagaatctgttcgatttttttgtttcagataaccagaaggactggaatcgtgcacgccatggcacaacttttttttgaacaccctcacttcaccagcatgtaactattctaattatgaatattttttttccgtcctatttttgttttattgttgaaagatagataaacgaataatgatataatggatagtaaaaatattctttgttttatttttacggagttcgaaaaaacgtccgtgtctctacactagaatacccccttaaatagAATACTGGTTTGATTATGataagctaattttcattcataattttaattttgaaaatgtattcattccgactgaaaatcagctattctttcacgctcccctaaactagtgaacgaagttcaatgccgccagcgcggatatggcaatgtgttgtttttaaaaacattcaactgatccgtggacactaCAGGAACAAGactttcatacgaattttattttgtttttgtttacattaaaagtggtgacgcgaatgctagattgtgactgcaaatcaacggACTGCGTCGGgcaaatgttttagtacaaaacgcaagcaatgacagctgatgagaagcaacgcacaacgcggcattctgtttccaccttaacgcttaacgcttaatactatggaaacttaaaaaaataaaaaaataaaatgactggcctaaaatgttctctgggatgtctactttactgtagtttttgtcccaggtttgtccgatgctccgctccgaagttacaagccaattagtggaccaaAGCCTTTACGCGaggagcgcggatccaaaatttaaaacgtgtttttttctcGAAGCCATTTTTTGCCAACTGGTGGGAGTCCACCTCCGAAACCGTCTATCCGATTTCGATGAAATggtttttcccagattctccactaaattttctgtcatcgtacgtaagATTTACGTACGTAGGACATTTTGAAGAATAATATTTTAGTggatgtttttgtctcgattttttaaGCAAACAcgcaatttttttacaaaattcaatatgatgacaggaaatatatccaagattacgtacAAAAAATAGTTGGTTGTAATTGGTCCACTTGTCAACTTTGTGACAGGTCACCTGTTTGCTCGGGCTGTTTGAGGCTTCGTCTCCTCCCACGGTAATAAATAGATTTTAAATTATTACAAAAAACGGTGGAACACACTCATAGCTAGACAGGACACATATACAAATATATactattgataaataaaacatgattataataaataaaaataaataaattaaaattaagaAGTTATCAAGATCGTAGGAAGACGGCATAAGGTCTAGATACGCTCAACACAAAATTAGGTGTTAAACACAGCCCATACAACACAATACGACACACTTATAAATCGCAACGGTTGGTACGACGGGACGACAGGCGGTGTAACCCGACCTGACTTAGCGGGCTCCTCAGATTTTCGCCATGAGGAACTCGGGCACTTACTTAAGCCACCGGAACAAGACCAGACGCGCTCAGGAAAAGAGTTTTTGTTCAACCTCAAATTGTGAAGTGGAAGTTTCACTAAACTTGTTCGAACGAAATAAAAGTCCAAGGTCGAAAAGTGCCAATGAGGCGAACTAGACCCACCTAAATCGTCTAGTAACGATAGATAGTTTAACTTTGTCGTCGTCCGTGCTTATGTTGAAGTGCTGGCATTCGACCGTGCAGGTGTACTTCCGGATTGAACCCGGAAACTTGAGAAAACGGAGTAGGATACTCCTGTGAACCCACAGTTTGGTAACGAGATCGTAACCGAACCCGTGAAGTAGAATCCACGTAACCGGAAGTCAACCGCACCGGCTGTTCCAGTGATAGGCGCTACGTCtgcttcatcgaactttcattCACACATGTGCCTTCACATAGTAACCTTAATTCGCCTAAAGCCTGGcgcatcgccggcgagctgTAAGCTTTTATTGAGcccaatgaattattgaaattttgaaatcacATATGCTCGAATTGCAAAATCGCAGTCACGCTATCAATTCTGATGAAGCACCAACTGGAGGGCACGTGGGCAGATCCAATGCGCATCTTCTTGAAGGCTTAGCTGGAATTACAGATGGCGACTGTACGGCGacaagaaattgtgattcgaagaagaatcAATAATCTGGATTTCTATGCCaagaaacacgccttgaatgtattttgaaTGACAAGTTCTAGAACCTGTGTGACCAAAAGAGTCGAACGAAATTTCTTTTGTGAACATAAttactttttatgaacatgtgGTTAGAGAAGACGAAGCAAACAAGCAAATTTGACGCGATGAGGACAACGTCTACATCCGAAGTGGTGATCTTtgtcaacaatttatggtcgatatGTACGCAAAGCTAGAGAGCGTCCGACtacgattcctacgacacaatcaacagatGAGAAATAATATATTCACTtgtgagacgctatcatgagccaCTTCGACACAGCCTTCACTATTGCCAGACCAACGCGCATGCAAtgtcatgacattacagcacATGTGTTGTACCACAGACCAAACCGTGAAGTCTTTAATGGGCTCCGTTACCACGTTACACGTATTAGGTCCCAcacgttgctggatgtattcgatCAAATGGCAACTGCAAGAGTTGCTTCATAcgcacatttttagtttgaattatcgacaaaatacgccttgacgaaaatccatatccatctactgatcaactactcTCCTGTATTCTAAATTCTGCtcgagtcagaattacccgaacgaATCGCAATATTGCATTccgtaatccgttcgactcaagccAATTCGACAATTCGACACAGatgtcattgagcttcgtgttccatttatgTGAAGGGACAATGGTAATGAACTTTCGGATGGAagaaacacgcttttaaaacaaacaaaaatatatgtatgaaaataatctgccaaaataataaaaataggcTCTAATATATGTTCTGTGTAATGTggggaaaaaatcttgaacaaaaattgtctctgataatgattttatattatggataatgttttagcgGGATTTATAgagaaatagttaagttagggttaggACTAAGTCTCCAAGGTATTTAAACAACAATTTTAACAATGtacatttgaatgaaaattattgctCAAAGTTGtaataaaaaagtacaaaattgcaaaattgctTTCGGAATTGCTAAATATTTTTCAGTCAGTAATTGAATGAAATTCATAtagattttctttatttaatttttctactTTGTTACAAATTGTTAAAACAGTCATATACAATTACACTTCTGCATTAGTTACTATAAATGTATAGTAACTAATGCAGAAGTGTAATTGTATATGACTGTTTAACAATTTGTAACAAagtagaaaatttaaataaagaaaatctaTATGAATTTCACGATTCACTAGAAAGATAACGACCAAACTATTTTTACTAGATTCAATTTAtacggcagaacaacgtttgccgggtcagctagtttactataaaaaaagacaataaattagattttttttcaaatatctcaagaatggctgcatttagaaggaaattgataaagagcttttttgttttaaatcacattaggattcataatttgtggctaaaaatgattgttaacatacaaaaattccaagtttcggaaattcataaaaattcgatgttccacaaagttcgtcaaaaataatgtGACCATCTTGgtctcatttttaaattttctacatagctgatattttatattaaaaataaaaaaaataaaaaaaaataaaaagacaataaattagaaatgttttttttaaatatctcgaggatGGCTGCATTTAGGAGGAGATTGAttaagagcttttttattttgaatcacaTCGGCATTTATAATTTGtagctaaaaatgattgctaccatacaaaaattcgaagtttcgaaaattcataaaaattcgatattCCACAAAGCTCGTCAAAAATAAtgttaccatcttggactcaaaattttctacatgacttatattttatataaaaaattaaaataaaataaaaaattcatataaaaatctttagaaacaaaataaaatttgaagaaggtaataaattagaaatgtttttttcaacatgtcgagaatggctgcatttagaaggagattgattaagagcttttttattttgaatcacatcaggattcataatttgtggctaaaaatgattgttatcatacaaaaatcagaagtttcgaaaattcatgaaaattcgatgttccttaaagttcgtcaaaaataattttaccatcttgtacccatcttgttttctacatgacttctattttatatgaaaaaatgaaaaaaaaaataaaaatatatacttaAGATATTGGATATGtactcccttggccgagtggttagcgtcataactaacatgccgggtgttcgggttc
Protein-coding sequences here:
- the LOC129766652 gene encoding cadherin-89D-like isoform X3, yielding MAQEPTQGACKLYSKSNLRTKADGVQFLRLKEDFPVGGEIVSLYAFPRNSILIARTENSSDSEYFKLKEVNNTVVSVILNRSLDQLVDNENPQSILKFSVFCSGTSTAVKQDNQSSFFTITVYIEDINDNDPEFINLPYALTVDESTPIETAVFNRIKAIDRDKPNTPNSDIEYAIAPKQLKSGDFPFRLESAQKPKLILQRPLDYDAGLHSMSVLVIATDRGNPPRSANATVRVTVRDVDDLAPIFTRAIYRTKLRESFPVTGKPVHVPIPLDPPIGAFDQDSLNATLIYGIVGGNERKVFWMSPDTGMLFLQKEIDLEAETLPDNTMVLQIEAKQANDQSKSALARVEIEIVDVNDNLPEFEVDLYNISIIENLPKGFSILQVNAIDRDQGENAEFYYYLASEEPKGAFVIDHVSGWIVVKDETYLDKETRSSLHMAVNAMERIEQADRNRNYGTVQVEITLLDTNDNTPEFEKGTLYEFKANCSAAIGSKIGAVKANDPDDMGNGQVQYSIKNVRPNLAIPFKLDPDTGDLLVAEALTYGKIAFFVEARDQPLNPSESRFNVALVTIDIVCQSIEQIEFIGAPYEFWVGADAAVGSSVGQIRTTFDSNAEEEIFFDLLHSYPEGVPFAIEERSGIVTVIEALDKFDRRCYEFETVVSYLPNAQGKAVDQLTPEAYNNLEKIIVTNVTIHVIKNNFMLLRGTNSTPIEFRIKENQPNSIIGQLQFQGFQEQCEADEKGPPSLISVRGDRQIFNLNGKNRTRYGRRIIREASVDYVQLYPLVSFDAMYTTNASRKARSSKSSRTPTSGVQYSLVNSYDHADLIHLTNDGKLMTVKGLDREKQDTHKVTIIAEYFFKHRTFAGIYQVVILVEDENDNPPAFNQPFYLGVIAENSPIGTEIVLNNPIIITDSDVGANAEYELNLSGESDSFAAQFSNATLSNYNKTVAHIFKNLQIANVNPAGEVINRRMDFRPKPLEGGNGSTPHYNIIFMGPNKLDREEIDSLSLKMMATDRDSLTSEVELRILILDVNDNAPIFEKVAIFRRSKCEMVENRSDLELLYVDELEAEMPSEFAQPPEQESTRLGYGVESLFELVQSAAYVGMPRVLDGQLIMESSSSNRSTMTMIRRKPFSPKSRLRAGVRSSREFGKKSGLKFSLPENVEVGKVILKLTANDDDFDKNSKVFYEVVDQEEWPSRNSSNYFKIDRNSGELKATAQLPPEAEIRMNISAKDTGGLADVISLEFKVYDVNDNSPVFEKQWYTFNVEEGIYSSSGKEIGQVTATDDDLGMNGNVSYLLLAGDDRKVPFFVSPTDGTLYASGEIDREMISSYQFKILASDNNLDLKRSAMVDIEVIVLDKNDNSPEFTAYDELRYDDNKITRTPVYLAHINVNSKPGTFVKQVQAADSDFKENGNGLIIYSLTGQTEQMQFGIDPKDGVITTASKYTPPATKKNYQHLNVTVVASDFGTPSRWSTALLIINLQGDPERVNGSEEKIPLFPYRYYEIELRENDSAPKIVLNVTLSKKYAKEDAFRWEIVDRDFDERFKIDEKNGSLWLLRPLDREERASYEIKIRVEKLKSRESRNIPSVLYALENPVKKKSQKLNDNEVEIHVKVIDVNDNAPIFKGNDGPIIAVVPDRANYGYPVMKVEAYDEDTGSNGEVRYSLLNEPARLFDIDAMSGQIRLLSSLLTFQDRVFGFDVKATDRVGADDGKSTIANVFVYVLNSNQEVCLVLSGPPVEIEKQLGMITGSLTLATGYDVRIRALESNEKVDDATNLYLYAVDRKSNSLVEMAELQRSLASLDMSNLKPNLPIIELSDLSSNILEPHPYDAGMKGIELATVVVGGLIFAGGTATALCIACARYRRLIPLPNISGGGGGGSQGIRATSIRNTASNLGVSSGCNTTAASAIGRSIATRVDIQPVINRADLKNSIFHPNFHRQFVTSINTEANSAAVAEVNEDNNSDSYEDSLKDSLASNTSL